In Leptodesmis sichuanensis A121, the following are encoded in one genomic region:
- a CDS encoding type II toxin-antitoxin system VapC family toxin — translation MSETVYIETSILGYLTARPSRDIVVAANIEITREWWETRRNAFQLYASQAVIKETSQGDAEIASQRLEIIRDLALLDLNQSVLDLAEQFLERSSLPAKADVDAVHIAAATVHGMDYLLTWNCKHIANAQIQRKLAEISLDFGYELPILCTPYELLGD, via the coding sequence ATGAGCGAAACAGTTTATATTGAAACGAGTATTTTAGGCTATCTCACTGCTCGACCCAGCAGAGATATTGTAGTGGCTGCAAATATTGAGATCACAAGGGAGTGGTGGGAAACACGCCGCAATGCTTTCCAACTCTATGCATCCCAGGCAGTCATAAAAGAAACTTCTCAAGGAGATGCTGAAATTGCCTCTCAACGCCTCGAAATCATTCGCGATCTTGCGTTGCTTGACTTGAACCAATCTGTGCTTGATTTGGCAGAGCAATTTCTGGAACGTAGCAGCCTCCCTGCAAAAGCCGATGTTGATGCTGTTCATATTGCAGCCGCAACAGTTCATGGTATGGATTATTTGCTCACATGGAATTGCAAGCATATCGCCAATGCCCAAATTCAGAGAAAACTGGCAGAGATCAGCCTGGATTTTGGATACGAA